One segment of Brassica napus cultivar Da-Ae chromosome C3, Da-Ae, whole genome shotgun sequence DNA contains the following:
- the LOC125583912 gene encoding putative pentatricopeptide repeat-containing protein At1g53330 → MFIRVLCNDLKVKEALKMKHDMLKVYGVFPTVHIYASLIKALCQDGELGLAFKLKDEVKADSAIYSTLISSLIKAGRSDEVSGILEEMREKGCEPDTVTYNVLINGFCLENDFESAYKVLDDMVEKGLKPDVISYNMILGALFRIQNWKEGAYLFEDMPRRGCVPDVLSYRIVFDGLCEGLQFEEAAVILDEMMFKGYKPRRDRLERFLQRLCESEKMEILGDVISSLNKGNAYDADFWSVTVPEVCKEPVLSDSIDLLLNKLKEECP, encoded by the coding sequence ATGTTCATTCGTGTGTTGTGTAATGATTTGAAAGTGAAGGAAGCGTTGAAGATGAAGCACGATATGTTGAAAGTGTATGGAGTGTTTCCCACGGTACACATCTATGCATCGTTGATCAAAGCGTTGTGTCAAGATGGTGAATTGGGTTTGGCGTTTAAGCTAAAGGATGAGGTTAAAGCAGACTCAGCTATCTACTCTACGTTGATCAGCTCGCTTATAAAAGCTGGAAGGTCAGACGAGGTGTCAGGGATTCTGGAAGAGATGAGAGAAAAGGGATGCGAACCGGATACAGTTACTTACAATGTACTGATTAATGGGTTTTGTCTTGAGAATGATTTCGAATCAGCTTATAAAGTTTTGGATGATATGGTTGAGAAGGGTTTGAAACCGGATGTTATAAGCTACAACATGATACTTGGTGCCTTGTTTAGAATCCAAAACTGGAAAGAAGGAGCTTACTTGTTTGAAGATATGCCCAGAAGAGGATGCGTCCCTGATGTCTTATCTTACAGGATAGTTTTCGATGGGCTTTGTGAAGGTTTACAGTTCGAAGAAGCGGCGGTTATCTTGGATGAAATGATGTTCAAAGGCTACAAGCCGAGGAGGGACAGGCTAGAGAGGTTTCTGCAAAGGCTATGTGAGAGTGAAAAGATGGAGATTCTTGGTGATGTTATCAGTAGCTTGAATAAAGGGAATGCTTATGATGCTGACTTTTGGTCGGTTACAGTGCCTGAAGTGTGCAAAGAACCTGTTCTATCAGATTCTATTGATTTGTTGTTGAACAAATTGAAGGAAGAGTGTCCTTAA
- the LOC125583911 gene encoding uncharacterized protein LOC125583911 — protein sequence MNLRVKMVQKKVAVLYHYPCHDGVFAALAAHLYFSANSIPSLFFPNTVYSPITISKLPLQDISHLYLLDFTGPPGFVQQVSPKVDNVVILDHHKTAIESLGDVSSTCKNVTKVLDIGRSGATIAFDYFTQKLKEESRGNCREMDEFKRMRRVFEYIEDADIWKWNLPESKAFNSGIIDLGIEYNFNQNSSLFQQLLSLDHDTVINRGRESLSRKRKLIQEALEQSYEIVLGGGAEEFGRCLAVNEDEIAELRSELGNQLAEKSKGMRLRGVGAVVYRVPELGDETKLKISLRSVEEEDTTVVSQRFGGGGHKNASSFLLSSTEFEQWKVKRNSCSYTLN from the coding sequence ATGAATCTCCGAGTGAAGATGGTGCAGAAGAAGGTGGCGGTTCTCTACCATTACCCTTGCCACGACGGTGTCTTCGCTGCCTTGGCAGCTCATCTCTACTTCTCAGCGAACTCAATCCCTTCCCTCTTCTTCCCAAACACAGTCTACTCTCCAATCACAATCAGCAAGCTTCCTCTCCAAGACATCAGCCATCTCTATCTTCTCGATTTCACAGGACCCCCCGGTTTTGTCCAACAAGTCTCTCCCAAAGTCGACAACGTAGTCATCCTCGACCACCACAAAACCGCTATTGAGAGCTTGGGCGATGTCTCTTCCACTTGCAAGAACGTTACCAAAGTTTTGGATATAGGGAGAAGCGGAGCCACCATTGCGTTTGACTATTTTACTCAGAAGCTGAAGGAAGAGTCTCGAGGAAACTGCAGAGAGATGGATGAGTTCAAGAGAATGAGACGTGTTTTCGAGTACATTGAAGATGCGGATATCTGGAAGTGGAACTTACCGGAGAGCAAAGCGTTCAACAGTGGGATCATAGACTTAGGGATCGAATACAATTTCAATCAGAACAGTTCGCTGTTTCAGCAGCTGCTCTCGCTGGATCATGACACTGTGATCAACAGAGGGAGAGAGAGTTTGTCTAGGAAACGTAAACTGATTCAAGAGGCGCTGGAACAGTCTTATGAGATTGTTCTTGGAGGTGGTGCTGAAGAGTTTGGTCGGTGTTTGGCTGTAAATGAAGACGAGATTGCCGAGCTTAGAAGCGAGCTAGGGAATCAATTGGCGGAGAAGAGCAAGGGTATGAGACTCAGAGGTGTTGGAGCTGTTGTTTACAGAGTTCCAGAGCTTGGGGATGAGACCAAACTGAAAATAAGCCTGAGGAGTGTCGAAGAAGAAGACACAACAGTGGTTTCTCAGAGATTCGGAGGTGGTGGTCATAAAAACGCAAGCTCCTTCCTGTTAAGCTCAACAGAGTTCGAGCAATGGAAAGTGAAAAGAAACTCTTGTTCTTATACATTAAACTAG